GCTCAGTTAATGTATATTTTTGGATATTGAGGTTTTTATGTTTGATAACTACATTTGACAGTGTATGGTCCCTTTTTATGTAATGTTATTTATTTGTTCCGGACAAATAAATAATAGCACAAAgatatacattattattttctatttaattatatttaggtGTTGTATCTATACATGctgacataatttttttacaatttttattaatttatgtcttattaattcaaaaaaccagcaaaataaattatcatttatatcgtcaaaaagtttaaattaaacATCGAATTATTATATGTGACAaagtttttcataaaaatatatatggttattattgtgttgaaattttaaacactaacatattaattttttaaagaaaatagctttatacaaatttttttgcttgattaatatttaaatataaattatttaatttctacttttaacttttatataaaaaatattattttcagataacaatacaatatatgtaagaattatcttattttaaatatgttttcaattatgacaattttattgtattaatttataatcaactatataattatttaatatagcATATAAAtccaatattaaatataacatttgtttaaatattttagaagatatctttattcaatttttttgcttgattagtatttaattataaattatttaatatcttaattttaactttaataATCGAAACTATTATTTATGGATAACATCACAGTCTATAAAagttatcttatttttaaaatatgttttttatttttgaaattttaatatatttaatttatcatcaattatctaatataatatataaatctaatattttaataCAACAAAGAGGTTGATAGAATTTTAGTTTGATTTAAAATAACAGATTTAATGTAAAATAAGTCtaattacttattatttattaaaggtAACAACGAATCAACCACtctaatttttaatttgatagttTGAATGCGAAAAATCACtatcgcaaataatagtatagataaataTATGCTTTTTTGTTTTAGGTATTTAACTTACATCATTTTTACTTTTCGAGCATTCGATCAACTATAATGATTCGATAAATTAGTTTGATCTGCATTTTATTCtgtataattaatttgattGACATTAATTctacttaatatatttttcatttgcgTCATTCATTCGAAACCAAGCAACGCTTTACAGTTTGAAGTCGAATTGATGTTTTTCGAAACCAAACGATGCTTTAGAGTTTGAAGTCGAATTGATGTTTGGTTTCTGTTTAATTGTTGTTACCAATACCCCCAAGTGTCACACATATTAGCCTCGAAACTGTTTGATCATCGTGACCAATGTCCCCAAGTGTCAGACAATTAGTCTCGAAACTACATTTAAACATACGTGTGTGCATTTTGCAAGTTGGTGTCGAGATGGTTTGACATCCACTTCCAAAGGCCAAAACTAATTAGATagtatttttttgataatataCAAGTTTTATCACATGATTGTCCAGACAAGTATATATCTTGACATTagaatatttcatattttattttaaaaagagaaaaagaaaaaaaccccGCAAAACTATAAGGATTCTGGCTCATACAACGTAGGAAAAAGTAACATGTCCTCCTCCAGAAATTGGAACTTGAAGTTTTCAATAACTTAACTCTCAGCAAAAGTTGTTCCATAAATCTGTGAGGGTCACTTCTTCACCTGACTCGAACCAGTAATCTGTTTTTAACTGCAATACACAAACAAAACTTGACTTCAATCACAACATGGTAACACGAGACTTGCTTCAAAACCAATGTATCCATTTACTTACATCAGTATCTGAAGTTACTATTTTCAAGGAAGAAGTATCCACTGCAGACTCATCTGTTTCCATACTACTGTCTCCTTTGTGTTTGCTGCAACCATGTTTTGTTCTAAGATCAATAAAAGATAAGACCAGACACAGAGAGAGTGAAAGAGTGTTGCCAAGTACCTTAGAAGGTAGACATCAATTGGTCCCATCCTACTCCTAATCACCATCCGGTATTGTCTCTGTGGAAAACTCATCACCTAATCATAACAAAAGTGTCTGCTTCATTCCTTTGACACATTATATTACAGCTACCCACTTTATATGCAAGTATGAAAACAAAACCTTACCTCATCAGGATCTGGAACTTCGATGCAACTAGCTGTAGGAGCTTTAATTGCCAGCAGTGTCTGGTTCTGTATCAAGAACGACCAGTTTAGTATGTTGAAGAAAGCACTAGATGATATCTAAAGAACTAGTAAGAGAGAACTGACCTGAAAGCATGGGAGGCTGGTTATATCTTCCTCCGTCATAAACATGTACCTGTGTATTTCCATCACTGATCTTAGCAAAGTTGTCGTGTAAGGTAAAAGTACAAAAGATGAGACTCAAATGAACTGAAGAAAACCTTTTACAATGTTCATCTTCTTCCAAGGATCTGAGAGCTTCTTGTCTTTCCCTGGGGAAatgtataacatgaagacatcTTAAACCATTGTAAAGAAGCAACAATAATGGACAAGTCtcaatataaatataagaaGATAAAGAAACCAACCTTATAAGGTCATCCAACCTGTTTTCCTCAGATTGCATACTTTCTACTTCTAACTGCAAACACGCAGAAAAAGCAAGAACATCTCATATCCCAAACATATGCATTATCAGACTATGTGATTGTTTATTACAATGTAGAATAAAGCCGTATGTGGGTTATGAACCTTAAGCCTAGAAATTTGATTTCCCAGTTCCAACTGTCCAAGATTGTCAGCACCCCTGCATCAAAGGTCAGAAGAAGTAAAGCTAAATTACGTTGCAACTTAGCTCTGGGTAAGAAACGATATGTTGTGTAAGTAAATTAAATTACTTCCAGCGGATATGGTTCTTTGTAGTTTTCTCAATCAATCCAACTCCTTCAAGGACATTTGTAATATCATATATCCTTCTTTTTTGTACCTGTCAAGAGGAAGATATTCTAATGATAGTTGCATCAAACACTTTAAGGAGTGAGCTTTTAGTTTCACAAATAAGCAATACCTCCAAGACATCAGCACAATAGTTAAGGTCAAGTGATCCATCCTCAGCTTCGCGGATCAAATTGACGAATTTCTTTGTCAACAACCCTgagccaaaacaaaaaaaaagagacgatgaatgaatgaatgatatAATTGCAGAATCTCAAAGATGTGATTGTTCCTTTGAAGAGTGTACCTAGAGAACTATCATAACGACAGTTATTACTTCCATTAGGGCCACTAAGCTGTAGCCCTTCTGCACACacgcaaaaaaacaaaatcaatcacCACCACACAATGCTGAAACTACTTAAGATTAAGATTAGAGAGAAAGATATATATACTACAAACCTCGCTTAACAGATTTGGACAGTTTAGTAACCTTTGACTTGGTTCCACGTTTAGTGTTGTCTTGAGGAGATTCTTGCTTGACAATGACTTTGGCTATATCAATGGTTTCTCCAGGCATGCTTGAACTCGAAATGGAATGATTCTTTCTACTTTTCTGCtgcaaaaagattaaaaaaaaaaaaagagtgaactATAGATCCATTGATGAAGAGAATTGAAAACTATAGATCCAATTCTAGATTGTGTTTCCTTTAATGACAAAACTTTATTCAATTTAAGTCAATTAGGACGGAGCGAGAGGAGATGCTCACGAGTTTCTGAGTGATTGGGATTGGGGAGAAGGACTCGTCCCAGTGAGCTTGAATTTGCGGCTGAGGAACTGAGAGCGGCCGATTCGTGGAGGAAGAGTGAAGCGGATCAGTGGGTGAGGGAGAGTGGATTAGTTCGAAGCGGAAAGGAGATCGGTGCTTGTACGAGAGACTCGGATCTTCCCCGGATTTAGATGTCGCCGCCATCTGTGGAGAATCTCCGTCGTCGGAGGAAGTAAATTTCGATTTCGCGGCGAGAATCTTCGGTTAGGTTAGTCGGAGGGAAAGAAGAGAGGAAACAGCGGGAAGGAAGGAAGGGGGGGGATTGGGATACAATGATCCTTTTTGCTTTGTTAAAAacgaaataaaaattaaatttttagtgaaaaatcaAAATTGTGAAAAGAGCGGTGGCCGAAAGACTTGTTGTTGGATGGAGAGTGTTTCGAATTCTGCCTTGGCCGCGCCTAACTTGTTCCGCTTATTGCCTTTTCACTATATTTGGGCTTTAAATGGGCTTTCATTTCTTCTTATCGTGTTTGATTTGGTTATCTCGGTTGTTGTTCACACTTGCCATATTTTataatactatttatttttctacaCGTCACCTTTCacattaattttgttaaaataatcaattacaattttcttttctttttctttagtaAACTTTAACTTGGTTTATAATTctaactaggtgttttcctacACCATGCAcagtaataaatttttaaaaagttaaattatatttaaaatgaaatttattaatatcatatattttattatttttgataatatttaatataaagttgattatttaagcataaaattaaaaaaaaaattctttattttgaattacatttaataatatatatgtaatatatttaaatttgaatcttagataatttttttatctatttatgttggttaaatgtattaaatcaacttgcataaaattactaaaaatcatatagattaaaaattataactaaacaatatttataaaatttgtagatatctaaaagaaactaatgaaattgcgattaacaatttattaatttttttaaaaagatgtaaaaaaatttgaaatattagtaataaaaattgtataattataaaaatacaattaaataatgtatttcgaaatttataatgcatatttcaatatatttattttagtgatgatttatgaattattaccatattttaagaagtttaacaaaaatataaatcaacattaaatgtaatgtattagttattgtcatattttataaaaattactaaaaatatatgtCAGTAATAAAGGTGATTGTCTATGTCATATTAACAAtagccatgtcatcaatcttGTTAATCATATcatcatttattttgtaaaaatgattgtaaaaaggacatgtggcaaaaatcatttcgcaaatatagtctaggggatttcCTTTTACTTTAGTAAACAATATGCATTACCTTATAAATAGAGTAGACTTGTTATTTCAACGAACAAATTATGAAGCATGTATTTATAACTAATATGGTATTAAAagtattagttttaatattttttatatcataTCAACATAAACACTCgattgattatttaaaaaacttaactatatttcaaatatttgtgatgactattaattttagattttttggtttatccattcgggttcggttaataataCTTCAGGCTCGTATTTGTTTTTGTACCATCTAACAAAACTCGTTCGGGTATTTTACATTTTGGATCTGATAACGGGtcgggtttggtttgaatctcgGATTCTGGATTATATGTTCAGTCCTACCTATTTAAGTCAGcgacatattattatttagagttattatatttacttatatgcATGTAAATTACAAACGACTTAAAACTAATAAACAAGTGAAatcaatatattaataaattattacgATTTGATTTGgtgataattatttatatacatgtataaaatttcaaaagaatATTGATTTGTTCATTTATGCAACTCCTAACTAACAACACTTTCATATTTGTTTTCcaaaataacatatatgaaattacatagttttaagaaaatatattgcGAATGCAAGATAAGAAACTAAATTAAATGCAACTAATAAATTTAATCAGATTTTACCCTATTTAAAATCATGAAACATTTATGGTTGGTTTATTTGAGATATATAAAGGTAATCTCATatatccaaaaaaataattgaatcaatcaaattattcataaacaaTTACTAGGggtgagagaaaaaaaatgaacaaaccCGAACCAAATCGAACCAACCAAacccaaactaaaccaaaatatattatcaaatcatttcattataattttaattttattttttgcgaTTTGCGACTGATTGTTACGACTAGCGATATACAAacaaactaggttaagatccgcgcttTGCACGGagtgaacattatatataaaaattattttatatattatatgtttataatatattatgaaataataaatacatattgaataattaaaaagtcattatctactacttatataattaaattggtgcgaacatataaataaattttataaatcgaaaaaatattttttctatttgatatgatatataattaagtttaaataatagtaacatACATAtggtataattttaatattaatatttattagatgatgctttttgctcatattttttttatcatttgtatctgttatagcaaaaagtctaacttagtgataaaaaaattttcactgtgggattaatggtttaaataatttataatattttaaaaaattaagtcgtcaatatttttgcaaattttttatcaaaaaaatgttcaaagtaaatttcaaaattaagatatttatatatttttatacggcatatagtttaatttaaaatgatacatgtatttatatatcttttatttttgatacttattaaatgagactttcaacttatattattttttaattatttgtatcatgtcataacaaaagttttaaatcatagatcacaaaatttgaatgtaaaacttttaacagtttcagtaatttatactcgtttttaaaaattcaaaatataatatataaataatgtttttaatttttattatatagttactatgattgtttaatttattatagcttaaaattaaaaaaaaaatataattataatacaaacttatttttatcaaatatttattattcaaaatcattaattgtcatatatactttagccacattaggtaattccgtaatcttatttaaggaaataatgaagcacattaataatgtatttattgtggtttaataaaaagcttattatatatttagatggaccaacctatttctttaaggattctaagaatcattttagtgatgacctacaaaaaaatgttacaatgcttctcaaataatatatagggaatAACATTTAAATCGCAAGGAGCTCCGGAACAAACAGGGCCATACAACATATATATGTCTACGATCTCCAGAAGacatcataatatatttattcgtTGTTATACATCCCAACCAACATCTATTTGTAACCGAAACTTGCATATTCTCACATGAATTATGAGGAAGATGGATAAAAATAATGTAACATAATTTCATTTCAAATATGTTTGAAGAGATctattaaaaagacaaaaaaaaattgtaaagcCCTGACCGCGTACGGCTAATAGACTTCCCACGTCCGCTCACTCAGTCTGTGGGCCCCGTCTCGTCCGACTGACGGTGCGTTAatttttcaaggctcgaaatcattgtttgcTAAAtcctgcaatcaccacatgaactttttccatgttttggcctcactcgcacgatATCATGTACCACTTTTCGATAGTCATCTATCATTCTACTGCTACATCCCAATTACGATTAACTCTTGAGTTCTAAACGGATGCGTCCCAGAAAAAGTAAAcgcactttggtgacataggttgCCAAATCAATCCGTTTAAGTCTTTCCATATACCACAAACCGGGATATTACAATTTGTCCCCTCTCAGAGAATGCAACGTCTTTGTTACTCCCCAAGATCATTATCCATATGAGGTGAGCCCTCACTGACGCCATACTCGTCTAGatctggctctgataccacttgtaacgccCCCGACCGCCAACGGCTAATGGGCCTCCAACACCCGTTCACTCGGTCTGTGGGCTCTGTCTCGTCCGATGGGTGGTGCATTAATTTTTTCAAGGCTTGAAATCATTGTTTGCTAGACATGTAATCACCACATGAACTTTTACTGtgttttggcctcactcgcacgatATCATGAACCACTTCTTGATAAGTCATCCATCCTTctactactccagctcaagtaCACTAACTCTTGAGTTTTAAGCGGATGTGTGTCAGAAAATGAAAGCACACTTTGGTGACATAAGTAACCAAATCAATTCGTTAAAGCCTTTCCATATACCACAAACCGGGATGTTATAATTTATCTCCTCTCAGAGAACGTAACGTCTTTGTTACTCCCCTTACCCATATTAGTGTGAGCCCTCACTGACTCCATACTCGTCTGGGTTCGGccctgataccacttgtaacgtCCTGACCGCCTACGGCTAATGGGCCTTCCACGTCCGCTCACTCAGCCCGTGGGCGCATCCTGTCCGACAGGCGGTGCGTTAATTTTTCCAttgctcgaaatcattgtttacctGACTCTGCCATCACAACATGATATTTTCCCGTGTTTTAGTCTCACTCGCACGATATTATGAACCTCTTttgataggtcacccatccttctaCTACTTCAGTTCAAATACGTTTAACTCTGAGATTCTAAATGGATCTGAACCagaaaaaataaacatacattggtgacataggtagccaaattaatttttttaaacctttccatatatcacaaacCGAAATGTTACAAAATTATACTAATATAAGGTGTTCGTGTACATAGTCAtgcgaagaagatgatgcctaGCGAACAATTTGTTATTGATATTTTCTCAAAATGTTGTATAAGTGAGCTCTTATATGTTATACAGTTTAACAAACACAATAACCAGAGAACTTAACCAAATGATTAATAACCGGTTTATAAGTATAGTAttattcagttacaaaaaaaaaagtatagtaTTATTCCTAGAGATGGTAAAGGTAAGtacaaatatagattttaagtaatttttccAGCTAAAgagtagaattgagtagaaaaCAACATTTCGTAAAGATATCAGCGACTGGTTGTTTATTAGGTGAAATGTCTTAATATACCCCACTTCAGTCTGTTCACGAACCTGATAACACTCAAGTTCAATATACTTTGTTTTCTCATGGAATATCAGAGTGTTGGCAATGTGTATTGATGCAGTAGAAAGACACATAAGCATGTTGAGAAGATAACAATTATATGATCAACAGATTAATATgaaccaaagcatttctcaAACCAGGCTATATATATCTTCTCTTTCCCataatctaacaaaataaaaagtgtCTCATCATGAGGAACCGTCATTACCATTTCTGACTATCTCTCTATCCctcttctatttttctttttccttatattttttcttatgtgtTTCTTCTCGGGATCATTAGCCGTCAAAGGAGGAAGCTACCATCCCATCCCCCACCTGATCCACATCGCTATGAACATGGTCGACTTTGGCCAACCCCAGTAAAATATTTGCTACATGATCTCCTTTATATATGTCACCATTTAGCAAAAATccaaataattatacatatgaatTCTTTTTTTAGTGATCATACAAAGCTCacattagttttatttttttattaacttaacTAATTCAGTAGGCTTAAACAACACAACAATTCAGTGAccccaaaaaattaaaagaatacaACCCAAAgaactaaatatttattttatactaacgttttcatttctatttttcactattttcttattttttcttgTCAAACAAACTATATGGCTCCTTCCTTTCTCATCTAGAGACGTCAATAAAATCCATATAACAAAGTTAGCGATGTACTAAATTGGCCctaattttctattttgtttcaaGTTCTTGAAATTGGAAAAGCTGGTCCTGGTTATGACTAGGCCTAGCTGTGACCCGACCGAGGAGCAGTCCATGTCACTGGAGAGCCACACCGTGACCACTAGATATTGTACCATCCATCGTTTCCCTTTGTTAAGGCCATTGCGATAGATCCGAGAGGTGAAGATGATGCATAAGGTGGGTAACACCAGTACCTATATATGGTGGTGTATGTTGAAACACTTGAAAATGAATGAAATGCACttagttttttagttatttttccATTAACAACTTCAATATTAAACATGTTTGGACTGAAATAGTGgaaataagaaaaatttattGAGAAATGATTAATGAAACTAAAGAACATGAAAATATCACGTGCTAACTACATAATTAGTAAATAAGTATGTCAAATCTTTCAAATAAATGTGCCGACAGTCGGTTGATGGCACCCACTAGTCGAATGAGCAAAGGTGAAGAGGCCCATTAATAAGGACGATCGGAGGCgttacatagtttttttttttaaataccggTTCTTTCACTTATCTTCCCATGAGATTAACTCAATCCATTTATCTAAAGTTGCACTGGTTCTTCTTTGCATCTATAAGAAGAATAGAGGAGTTCGTTGATCATCATCACAACAAGAACTAGACAcgaaagagaggaagaagaaatagatCGTGAGAAGTTGTTCTGAACTATAACTGGTTAATATTCTTGTAGATCGATCAAAGTATCGATTTGTGCGGTCAAGCACTCGGATATAGGAATCTCATCACTTGAGATACGAAGGTTATATTTTGTGTTGCATCTTTCTTACTcttcggttttttttttgtgtgcttATCATACGTTTACATTCATCCAAATTGAAGTACAGACAAGTGAGAGAATTTTCATTCAACAAGGGATCGTCAAGAATCAATCCTAACTTCCACCTACAAAACGATTCGAAGAACAACGGATTTAACACACAAACGAAAAAACCTTTTCTAACGTGAAACATCTTTAAATCTTGTCATTTTCAACTAAATTTAAAACTTGTAACAAATGGAACTTCTCCTTAAAATTAGCCTATACGGGAAATCTTCACTTATACATTTATACTAGATTAGATCAAAAACTTGTGTTTCTATTAGAAATCTGCAGAATTTGACCTAGACGGAAAAGTTATTTAATAGTTAATTCTTACCATAAATAGTcgtataaatcttttttttttctcttccctACGTGAAATTGGAACGAAGTGGACACATGTTGTAAATGCATGTACATAAGTGTGTAgatttgtataatatataatatattacataattattaacatatgtatatacacGAAAAGGGATCTACGGGGAGAGAGTAGATGACAAGGGAATAAAGGTAACACATGTGAGAAGACGCCATGTTTTGCGGCAATATCACGAGGGGTCACACTGTGCGACTTTATAATCTCGATGTTTATGTGCCTATATCTTGGCTTCTCCTACTTGAACTCTAGCTTCTATCGCACCTTCTCCGAAGTATCTCTACCACTTGGCATACAAACAGTACCAGCAAGTTTTAGGCATCAATCTTCCATTGTATTATTGGGCGAAAACTATAGTTGATAAATACGTATAATAGTTTTTTCCCTTTAccgaaaataaattttgtaatgttttatgttttagttcAGAACTAATTGGCAGTGACTAAATTAGTCAAAGTCATTTATATATTAGTATTATGTtcttagagcatctttatcccatatacattttttttttaaaaaaattcttatttaaaaaaaaaaattaaaagcgcACCAATCGCGGATCACCACGTGTCGGTGGAGCCCGCGAACAGTGCAAATATCACACAACATACATTTCTTATTGTGCACACATTGTATACGGTTTTGTCCAAAATCGTGGAGCCCCCTACCTTTCAAAATGTGCTTCTCTGCGGGATGCAGATGCTCTTAGTTTCTATTTAGTTTCAGTTACATGGGGGTATGGGTACGAGAACTTTGGGCGGGCTCATTGGTGTGTTCTCCCCAAAGCTTTCATcactaaaaacaataaaaaatacttATTAGAGCACCTTTAACGCAAAGATATATAAGagttcttaaaaattaaaattaaatgaaaattaataaatcataaAAGAGAAACAGCCAAAAGGTTCCTATTTAGTAAGTTTTGGAACCGGTTCTACATATTTTGAGACAGTTGTCGTTCCTGCAACatttcaaaacaccaaaataattaaatattaatataatttttttttagaaacctTCAAAGGGTTTCAGCGTTAATGATGCCCTTATGTTTCTAAAAAGtctattttttagaatttttactttttttaataaaatatactttctttgtttccgaaagtaagattttctaaagtgttcactcttattaagaattcaataaatgtttataatttttttttttattttattatacactttccaataaattttcaccaatgaaatttaatcaattcaaatatttttatttaatgttttttataaaaaaatactttaaacatatagaaaatctatctttatggaacaagtaaaaaatctaaaacatcttactttcagAAATTGAGAGAGTATTAAAACTTATCTATAAATGCatagtttttgtaattttatatttcttatatttttaaacgaaacaaatttttttaaaatgcaattaatgttcctgaacttcacaatttttcattattagttgacaaaaattacattgaaaatataaaatatgtatctttttgaaaatttttttttttatagaatatgaatcttttaggaacggaatGAGTAATAAATTAAGAAagagaaagtgggataactaaAGAAAATAAGCTACAAGTGC
The sequence above is drawn from the Brassica napus cultivar Da-Ae chromosome A8, Da-Ae, whole genome shotgun sequence genome and encodes:
- the LOC106429362 gene encoding transcription factor E2FC isoform X1 — its product is MAATSKSGEDPSLSYKHRSPFRFELIHSPSPTDPLHSSSTNRPLSVPQPQIQAHWDESFSPIPITQKLQKSRKNHSISSSSMPGETIDIAKVIVKQESPQDNTKRGTKSKVTKLSKSVKREGLQLSGPNGSNNCRYDSSLGLLTKKFVNLIREAEDGSLDLNYCADVLEVQKRRIYDITNVLEGVGLIEKTTKNHIRWKGADNLGQLELGNQISRLKVHNPHTALFYILEVESMQSEENRLDDLIRERQEALRSLEEDEHCKRYMFMTEEDITSLPCFQNQTLLAIKAPTASCIEVPDPDEVMSFPQRQYRMVIRSRMGPIDVYLLSKHKGDSSMETDESAVDTSSLKIVTSDTDLKTDYWFESGEEVTLTDLWNNFC
- the LOC106429362 gene encoding transcription factor E2FC isoform X4 → MAATSKSGEDPSLSYKHRSPFRFELIHSPSPTDPLHSSSTNRPLSVPQPQIQAHWDESFSPIPITQKLKSRKNHSISSSSMPGETIDIAKVIVKQESPQDNTKRGTKSKVTKLSKSVKREGLQLSGPNGSNNCRYDSSLGLLTKKFVNLIREAEDGSLDLNYCADVLEVQKRRIYDITNVLEGVGLIEKTTKNHIRWKGADNLGQLELGNQISRLKLEVESMQSEENRLDDLIRERQEALRSLEEDEHCKRYMFMTEEDITSLPCFQNQTLLAIKAPTASCIEVPDPDEVMSFPQRQYRMVIRSRMGPIDVYLLSKHKGDSSMETDESAVDTSSLKIVTSDTDLKTDYWFESGEEVTLTDLWNNFC
- the LOC106429362 gene encoding transcription factor E2FC isoform X3, which translates into the protein MAATSKSGEDPSLSYKHRSPFRFELIHSPSPTDPLHSSSTNRPLSVPQPQIQAHWDESFSPIPITQKLQKSRKNHSISSSSMPGETIDIAKVIVKQESPQDNTKRGTKSKVTKLSKSVKREGLQLSGPNGSNNCRYDSSLGLLTKKFVNLIREAEDGSLDLNYCADVLEVQKRRIYDITNVLEGVGLIEKTTKNHIRWKGADNLGQLELGNQISRLKLEVESMQSEENRLDDLIRERQEALRSLEEDEHCKRYMFMTEEDITSLPCFQNQTLLAIKAPTASCIEVPDPDEVMSFPQRQYRMVIRSRMGPIDVYLLSKHKGDSSMETDESAVDTSSLKIVTSDTDLKTDYWFESGEEVTLTDLWNNFC
- the LOC106429362 gene encoding transcription factor E2FC isoform X2, producing MAATSKSGEDPSLSYKHRSPFRFELIHSPSPTDPLHSSSTNRPLSVPQPQIQAHWDESFSPIPITQKLKSRKNHSISSSSMPGETIDIAKVIVKQESPQDNTKRGTKSKVTKLSKSVKREGLQLSGPNGSNNCRYDSSLGLLTKKFVNLIREAEDGSLDLNYCADVLEVQKRRIYDITNVLEGVGLIEKTTKNHIRWKGADNLGQLELGNQISRLKVHNPHTALFYILEVESMQSEENRLDDLIRERQEALRSLEEDEHCKRYMFMTEEDITSLPCFQNQTLLAIKAPTASCIEVPDPDEVMSFPQRQYRMVIRSRMGPIDVYLLSKHKGDSSMETDESAVDTSSLKIVTSDTDLKTDYWFESGEEVTLTDLWNNFC